One Mucilaginibacter ginkgonis genomic region harbors:
- a CDS encoding GNAT family N-acetyltransferase → MAIIFETERFIIREYLPADLDDFVRLLTDPEVKVYLPQRSREEWSTIFNANLDFYKSNPGLGRWGVEDKRTGKLVANAMLLPSRESLEGHEVGYSLEKFYGETAPGLR, encoded by the coding sequence ATGGCAATCATTTTTGAGACCGAACGCTTTATAATCAGAGAATATCTTCCGGCAGATCTGGATGATTTCGTTCGCTTACTTACAGACCCCGAGGTGAAAGTTTATCTGCCTCAGCGAAGCAGGGAAGAATGGTCAACAATTTTCAACGCCAATCTGGATTTTTATAAAAGCAACCCGGGCCTGGGCCGTTGGGGCGTAGAAGATAAACGGACCGGCAAACTGGTCGCAAATGCTATGCTGTTACCCAGCCGGGAGAGTTTAGAAGGTCATGAGGTGGGTTACTCCCTTGAAAAGTTTTATGGGGAAACGGCGCCGGGACTGAGATAA
- a CDS encoding cyanophycinase, with the protein MAAPKGKLIIIGGAVDMGSSLGALEYTNQPLNRLKFFERGILRRIITESGKEEGVHVEVITTASQIPELVGVEYIQAFNQLNVINVNILDIRTREDAGKEEYLERIRKADVVMFSGGDQLRLTSIFGGTQFLQILKQRYQDEAFVIAGTSAGAAAASANMIYRGQANEALIKGEVQITAGLGFIDSVFIDTHFVQRGRIGRLFYAVASNPGILGIGLGEDTGLLITEGYMMEAIGSGLIILVDGRNIVETNIYNVELGSPISIESLRVHVMSIFDKYDLEQKKLFIKKAVLVEDGVYLQAPDR; encoded by the coding sequence ATGGCAGCACCCAAAGGGAAATTAATCATAATTGGCGGTGCGGTTGACATGGGTAGTAGTTTAGGCGCGCTTGAATACACCAATCAGCCGCTTAATAGACTTAAATTTTTCGAGCGCGGGATACTTCGCCGCATTATAACAGAATCCGGCAAAGAAGAAGGCGTACATGTGGAAGTAATTACCACGGCTTCGCAAATACCCGAACTGGTTGGCGTAGAATATATCCAGGCTTTTAATCAGTTAAACGTCATCAACGTAAATATCCTCGACATCCGCACACGCGAAGATGCCGGCAAAGAGGAATACCTTGAACGTATCCGCAAAGCAGATGTAGTGATGTTCAGCGGCGGCGACCAGCTGCGCCTCACCTCTATATTTGGCGGCACGCAATTTCTGCAGATATTAAAACAGCGCTACCAGGACGAAGCTTTCGTTATAGCAGGCACATCTGCCGGCGCCGCGGCCGCGTCAGCGAATATGATCTATCGCGGGCAAGCTAACGAGGCTTTGATAAAAGGCGAGGTTCAGATCACCGCAGGCCTTGGTTTCATAGACTCGGTCTTTATTGATACACACTTTGTACAGCGCGGCCGCATTGGCCGCTTATTTTATGCGGTTGCCAGTAACCCGGGTATCCTGGGCATTGGTTTGGGTGAAGACACAGGCTTGCTCATAACCGAAGGTTACATGATGGAAGCAATAGGTTCCGGGTTGATTATTTTGGTTGATGGACGCAACATTGTAGAAACCAATATTTATAATGTCGAATTGGGTTCGCCAATTTCTATAGAAAGCTTGCGCGTGCATGTGATGTCCATTTTTGACAAATACGATCTGGAGCAGAAAAAACTATTTATTAAAAAAGCTGTGCTTGTAGAAGACGGCGTTTATTTGCAGGCACCTGACAGGTAG
- a CDS encoding GNAT family N-acetyltransferase, producing MVDYAFNQKGVDLVYAVTVPENIGSRKVLEKAGFADKGIIDFLAMHLSFYQITS from the coding sequence ATTGTTGATTACGCTTTCAATCAAAAAGGCGTAGACTTAGTTTACGCGGTCACTGTGCCTGAAAATATCGGGTCGAGAAAAGTTTTGGAGAAAGCCGGCTTTGCAGACAAGGGCATTATAGACTTTTTGGCTATGCACCTATCTTTCTATCAGATAACATCTTGA
- a CDS encoding ligase-associated DNA damage response exonuclease, with product MPRAPLLEFTDRGIYCAKGKFYVDPWKPVDDAVITHAHADHSYPGHKRYLAHHLSREVMLHRLGEINLQTVEYGEKVMKNGVEISMFPAGHVIGSAQIRIEYQGEVWVVSGDYKTEDDGVCAPFEPVRCHQFISECTFGMPVYQWKPQAQIFDDMNNWWRHNVERGLATVVAGYSLGKAQRILQNLDLSIGKVYTHGVIENTNEALRRNGIILNPTERITKESIKDEVRKGIILAPPSSVGTPWMRKFGPYSFGYCSGWMAIRGAKRRRAADRGFVLSDHADWTGLISAIDATDCECVYLTHGYTASFTRYLSEIGFNAREVHTLYGAEDDEGEPPQPAEGEQKESTESDVEQKERAGERSGIA from the coding sequence ATGCCAAGAGCACCTTTGCTTGAATTTACGGACAGGGGCATCTATTGCGCTAAAGGGAAGTTTTACGTTGACCCGTGGAAGCCTGTTGATGACGCGGTGATTACTCACGCCCATGCAGATCACTCTTATCCCGGTCATAAGCGTTACCTGGCTCACCACTTATCGCGCGAAGTAATGCTCCACCGGCTTGGCGAGATAAACCTGCAAACGGTTGAATACGGTGAAAAGGTGATGAAGAATGGCGTGGAAATTTCCATGTTCCCGGCAGGGCATGTCATTGGTTCGGCACAAATAAGAATAGAATACCAGGGCGAGGTTTGGGTGGTTTCCGGCGATTATAAAACCGAGGACGATGGTGTTTGCGCGCCGTTTGAACCTGTACGGTGCCATCAATTTATATCAGAATGCACGTTTGGGATGCCGGTTTACCAATGGAAGCCTCAGGCGCAGATTTTCGATGATATGAACAATTGGTGGCGGCATAACGTGGAACGGGGGTTGGCTACCGTTGTAGCGGGTTACTCGCTTGGTAAGGCGCAGCGCATCTTACAAAACCTTGATCTCAGCATCGGCAAAGTATATACCCATGGTGTAATTGAAAATACCAATGAGGCGCTGCGAAGAAATGGTATCATTTTAAATCCTACGGAGCGCATCACCAAAGAGTCTATAAAAGATGAAGTACGTAAAGGTATCATCCTGGCGCCGCCTTCGTCTGTTGGTACGCCCTGGATGCGTAAGTTCGGGCCGTATAGTTTTGGCTACTGCTCGGGCTGGATGGCCATTCGCGGCGCGAAGCGCCGCCGAGCTGCCGACCGAGGCTTCGTGTTGTCTGACCATGCCGACTGGACCGGGCTTATCAGTGCCATTGATGCTACTGACTGCGAGTGTGTGTACCTCACCCATGGCTACACCGCCAGCTTTACGAGATATTTAAGTGAGATTGGTTTTAACGCCCGCGAGGTGCATACACTTTACGGCGCAGAAGATGATGAAGGTGAGCCTCCTCAACCTGCTGAAGGAGAACAAAAAGAAAGCACTGAATCTGATGTTGAACAAAAAGAGAGGGCCGGGGAGAGGTCGGGGATCGCATGA
- a CDS encoding carboxy terminal-processing peptidase, translating into MFKRFYMLVVLGAALACNAAPSQKVPVTTPGDLQPDAQQSVVLKEVASLISRYNYKKVPLDDSLSKIIYNRYLKSLDENHNYLLASDVKQFETYKLKLDDDIQEGNLNDVFQMFNVYKKRYNDRIKYSLSQLNNKFDFNQNEDFVYDRDSLPFVASEADMNVLWTKRVKYDLLNLRLASADEAKNKETLKKRYENLISQFNKLNNQDVFQFFMDAVTNSIDPHTTYFNPANAAQFNIEMSKTLEGIGATLASENDYVTIKSIVPGGPADKSKQIYVDDRIVAVAQGANGEFQDIIGWRVDNAITLIRGAKGTLVRLKLLSKGKSLADKPHVVELVREKIVVQDQSVKKEIKTYNENGRTYKIGIINVPAFYIDFAAYKAGDPNYKSTTRDVKLILDTLKRQNVDGVVMDLRQNGGGSLVEAIDLSGLFIKTGPVVQVRDVKNKIEVDQDEDPAIAWTGPMAVLTDRFSASASEIFAGAMQDYGRALIIGTQTYGKGTVQSVIDLDQVISPSVSDMIARVTNKQKVAGSQSKFGQLNLTMAKFYRISGGSTQHKGVTPDISFPAIIPLDKYGEDTEPSALPYDMIQPSPYSKVGDFSAVLPTLKQMHNSRMANNVSYKYLLEDIADFKKRDAEKSITLNEQQLKQKRDADEARSLEHDNQRRVAMGLQPLKKGAPRPKNEDLDFLKYEAGQIVTDYASMGNKMTAAPTKVDP; encoded by the coding sequence ATGTTCAAGAGATTTTATATGCTGGTTGTGCTGGGCGCCGCTCTGGCCTGCAATGCCGCTCCAAGCCAAAAAGTGCCTGTTACTACACCCGGAGATCTGCAGCCCGATGCGCAACAAAGCGTGGTATTAAAGGAAGTGGCTAGCCTCATCAGCCGTTATAATTATAAAAAGGTTCCGCTTGATGATTCTTTGTCCAAGATCATTTATAACCGTTACCTCAAATCTTTAGATGAAAACCACAACTACCTGTTAGCATCAGATGTAAAACAATTTGAAACTTATAAATTGAAACTGGACGATGACATTCAGGAAGGTAATCTCAATGATGTATTCCAAATGTTTAACGTGTACAAGAAACGTTATAACGATCGCATCAAATATTCACTTTCGCAATTGAACAACAAATTCGATTTCAACCAGAATGAGGACTTTGTTTACGACCGTGATAGCCTGCCTTTTGTCGCTTCAGAAGCAGACATGAATGTCTTGTGGACAAAACGTGTAAAATACGACTTGTTAAATCTTAGGTTGGCCAGCGCAGATGAAGCCAAAAATAAAGAGACGCTCAAAAAGCGTTACGAGAACCTGATAAGTCAGTTTAATAAACTGAACAACCAGGACGTTTTTCAATTCTTTATGGACGCGGTGACTAATTCTATCGATCCGCACACAACCTACTTCAACCCGGCAAATGCTGCGCAGTTCAATATTGAGATGTCTAAGACACTGGAAGGTATTGGGGCTACACTCGCATCGGAAAATGATTATGTAACTATAAAAAGTATTGTTCCGGGCGGGCCGGCAGACAAGAGCAAGCAGATCTATGTTGACGACCGTATAGTCGCGGTAGCCCAGGGCGCCAACGGCGAGTTTCAGGATATTATTGGCTGGAGGGTTGATAACGCGATAACGTTAATACGTGGCGCGAAGGGAACCTTGGTTCGATTGAAATTATTGTCAAAAGGAAAAAGCCTGGCAGATAAGCCACACGTGGTAGAGTTGGTTCGCGAAAAAATTGTGGTGCAGGATCAGTCGGTAAAGAAAGAAATTAAAACTTATAACGAGAATGGCCGCACGTATAAAATAGGCATCATAAATGTACCGGCGTTTTATATTGATTTTGCCGCTTACAAAGCCGGTGACCCTAATTATAAAAGCACCACCCGTGACGTTAAGCTAATCCTGGATACATTAAAGAGGCAAAACGTTGATGGCGTAGTAATGGACCTTCGCCAAAATGGCGGCGGCTCTTTGGTGGAGGCAATCGATCTAAGCGGCTTGTTCATTAAAACAGGTCCGGTTGTACAGGTTAGGGATGTAAAAAATAAAATTGAAGTTGACCAGGACGAAGATCCGGCAATAGCATGGACAGGTCCGATGGCAGTTTTAACAGACCGATTCAGCGCATCAGCATCAGAGATATTTGCAGGTGCCATGCAAGATTATGGGCGCGCTTTAATTATCGGAACCCAGACTTACGGTAAGGGCACTGTACAAAGTGTAATTGACCTTGACCAGGTGATCAGCCCATCGGTTAGCGACATGATCGCCCGTGTAACCAATAAACAAAAGGTTGCAGGCTCACAGTCTAAATTTGGTCAGTTGAATTTGACAATGGCCAAGTTTTACCGCATCAGCGGCGGCAGTACGCAGCATAAAGGTGTTACACCTGACATTAGCTTCCCGGCAATTATCCCATTGGATAAATATGGCGAAGATACCGAACCATCCGCGTTACCATACGATATGATACAGCCAAGCCCGTACAGCAAAGTGGGCGACTTTAGCGCCGTATTGCCAACTTTAAAGCAAATGCACAACAGCCGTATGGCAAACAACGTGAGCTATAAATATTTGCTGGAAGATATCGCCGATTTCAAAAAACGGGATGCTGAAAAAAGCATCACCCTTAATGAACAGCAATTGAAGCAAAAACGTGATGCCGACGAAGCACGCAGCCTTGAGCATGATAATCAGCGCCGGGTTGCGATGGGCTTACAGCCATTGAAAAAGGGAGCTCCGCGCCCTAAGAATGAAGACCTTGATTTCTTAAAATATGAAGCGGGCCAAATCGTTACTGATTATGCCAGCATGGGAAATAAGATGACCGCTGCACCAACAAAGGTCGATCCATAA
- the hisS gene encoding histidine--tRNA ligase, with the protein MAAVKPTVPKGTRDFSPAEMVKRNYIFDTIKSVFRKYGYQQIETPTMENLSTLTGKYGDEGDKLIFKVLNSGDYLAKADAAALETRNSNQATSSISEKALRYDLTVPFARYVVMHQNEITMPFKRFQVQPVWRADRPQKGRYREFYQCDADVVGSDSLLNEAEFVMIYDEALSNLGLQDFTIKINNRKILAGIAEIIGKPGLIVDMTVAIDKLDKIGLNGVVDELLTKGFTREDIDKLEPIILLEGGNYDKLNKLKHVLAASATGLKGCEEIEEILEYINNIKLKRATLELDITLARGLNYYTGAIFEVKTNETTMGSIGGGGRYDDLTGMFGLKGLTGAGISFGADRIYDVLKELGLFPEGSTQTTKVLICTFDKGGEVYALPLLQHLRAEGVNAELYPSGTKIKKQFDYGNAKNIPYVIVIGSDEIESGHLTFKDMQSGHQEKLTKEQILAKVK; encoded by the coding sequence ATGGCTGCTGTAAAACCAACCGTACCCAAAGGGACCCGCGATTTCTCGCCTGCCGAGATGGTGAAGCGTAATTATATTTTCGATACCATTAAAAGCGTTTTCCGCAAGTACGGCTATCAGCAAATAGAAACCCCAACGATGGAAAACCTTTCGACATTGACAGGTAAATACGGCGATGAAGGTGATAAATTGATTTTTAAAGTCTTGAACAGCGGCGATTATTTAGCCAAGGCCGATGCGGCGGCGCTTGAAACACGCAATTCTAACCAGGCCACCTCTTCAATTTCAGAAAAAGCCTTGCGCTACGATCTTACTGTTCCTTTCGCGCGCTATGTGGTAATGCATCAAAACGAGATCACGATGCCGTTCAAGCGTTTCCAGGTGCAGCCTGTTTGGCGGGCCGATCGCCCGCAGAAAGGCCGTTACCGTGAGTTTTATCAATGCGATGCTGATGTGGTAGGATCTGATTCATTGCTCAATGAAGCAGAATTTGTCATGATCTACGATGAAGCCTTATCAAACCTTGGACTTCAAGATTTTACCATCAAGATCAATAATCGAAAAATACTGGCAGGCATTGCAGAGATCATCGGCAAGCCCGGGCTGATCGTTGACATGACGGTTGCCATAGACAAGCTTGATAAAATTGGATTGAATGGTGTGGTAGACGAATTGCTTACAAAGGGTTTCACCAGAGAAGATATAGACAAGCTTGAACCGATCATCTTGTTAGAAGGCGGTAATTACGACAAACTAAACAAGCTTAAGCATGTGCTTGCAGCATCAGCAACTGGGCTAAAAGGTTGTGAAGAGATTGAAGAGATTCTTGAGTATATCAACAATATAAAACTAAAACGGGCTACATTGGAATTGGATATCACCCTTGCCCGGGGATTGAATTACTATACCGGCGCCATCTTCGAAGTGAAAACGAATGAGACGACTATGGGGAGCATAGGCGGTGGCGGCCGTTATGACGACCTTACCGGCATGTTTGGCTTAAAAGGCTTAACAGGGGCAGGTATCTCTTTTGGTGCCGACCGTATATATGACGTGTTGAAAGAGCTCGGCTTGTTCCCTGAAGGCAGCACCCAAACTACAAAAGTATTGATCTGCACATTTGACAAAGGCGGCGAGGTTTATGCGTTGCCGCTCTTGCAGCACCTTCGTGCCGAAGGTGTGAATGCGGAACTTTACCCGTCGGGAACTAAGATCAAAAAGCAATTCGACTACGGTAATGCTAAAAACATTCCCTACGTTATCGTAATAGGCAGCGACGAAATTGAAAGCGGCCATCTCACTTTCAAAGACATGCAGAGCGGCCATCAGGAAAAGCTGACTAAAGAGCAGATATTGGCGAAGGTGAAGTAA
- a CDS encoding isoaspartyl peptidase/L-asparaginase has protein sequence MKLIIHGGFFSESLTNQEVKKAKQEALRDIVTKGYEYLQTHTATETVVYTVSLLEDCDLFNAGTGSQIQSDGKIRLSAALMDGKTQKLSGVINVEDIKNPIQVAEKLMAFPDRVLSGTGGQDFAREHGFEHYNPEISQRRQEYEKKLSDSIRLGTVGCVALDAEGNIAAGTSTGGKGFEMPGRVSDSATTAGNYANQFAGISCTGVGEDIVSASVASTIVTRVTDGFTIEAATKKTLDEMKPYDGFAGVIGIAKNGDVFHADTHPYMVWASHDGNVQVFN, from the coding sequence ATGAAACTCATTATACACGGCGGATTTTTTAGCGAATCGCTTACCAACCAGGAAGTCAAAAAGGCGAAACAGGAGGCTTTGCGTGATATCGTGACCAAAGGTTACGAGTATTTACAAACACATACTGCTACGGAAACCGTGGTTTACACAGTTTCTTTGTTGGAGGACTGCGACCTCTTTAATGCAGGTACAGGCTCGCAGATACAAAGCGATGGGAAGATCAGGCTTAGTGCCGCATTAATGGATGGAAAAACGCAAAAGCTGTCCGGCGTGATAAATGTTGAGGACATAAAAAACCCCATCCAGGTTGCGGAAAAGTTGATGGCATTCCCTGACCGCGTGCTGAGCGGCACAGGCGGACAAGATTTTGCACGAGAACATGGCTTTGAACATTACAACCCCGAAATTTCGCAGCGCAGGCAGGAATACGAAAAGAAGCTTAGCGATTCCATCCGCTTGGGAACGGTTGGCTGTGTGGCGCTGGACGCTGAGGGGAATATTGCAGCCGGAACGTCGACAGGCGGCAAGGGATTTGAAATGCCTGGGCGCGTGAGCGACTCAGCGACAACGGCAGGTAATTATGCTAATCAATTTGCCGGAATCTCTTGCACGGGCGTGGGAGAGGATATTGTAAGCGCTTCCGTAGCGTCTACCATTGTAACCAGGGTTACCGACGGATTTACTATTGAAGCGGCGACTAAGAAAACGCTTGATGAAATGAAGCCTTACGATGGCTTTGCCGGCGTGATAGGTATTGCGAAGAATGGCGATGTTTTTCATGCCGACACACATCCGTACATGGTGTGGGCAAGTCATGATGGCAACGTGCAGGTTTTCAATTAG
- a CDS encoding DinB family protein: MNKLAKEFKAVSLDLKQTIHNFDDEQFNKVPGIGGWTAGQAAEHIHKSMRGLPLLLMRNTVPSTREPEQHVKTLRDMFLDFEAKYEAAPALQPSTDHHDKDDLEQKIVSILDKLAEIAATEDLTQLCTGFEFPTIGQLTRSEMLNFTSAHTQRHIHQMKKIKEVL, encoded by the coding sequence ATGAATAAATTAGCAAAAGAATTTAAAGCTGTAAGTTTAGATCTGAAACAAACGATCCATAATTTCGATGACGAGCAGTTTAATAAAGTGCCGGGCATAGGCGGCTGGACGGCGGGCCAGGCCGCTGAGCACATCCATAAATCGATGCGCGGACTTCCGCTGTTACTAATGCGCAATACCGTGCCATCAACACGCGAACCGGAGCAGCATGTAAAAACTTTGCGGGACATGTTTCTTGATTTTGAGGCGAAGTATGAGGCAGCGCCGGCATTGCAACCATCGACAGACCATCATGACAAAGATGATCTGGAGCAGAAGATCGTTTCTATATTGGATAAACTTGCAGAAATCGCCGCGACAGAAGACCTTACTCAATTGTGTACCGGCTTTGAATTCCCTACCATAGGTCAGCTTACGCGCAGCGAAATGCTCAATTTTACCAGTGCGCATACGCAAAGGCACATCCACCAGATGAAAAAGATCAAAGAAGTTTTATAA
- the cphA gene encoding cyanophycin synthetase has product MKIENIQVLRGPNIWSTSRKKLIQMRLNLEEMEHKPTNKIDGFYERLKALIPSLYNHRCSPGVPGGFFQRIESGTWMGHVIEHIALETQTLAGMNTGFGRTRETHTPGTYNVVFNYLEEKVGIFAAESAVRIAEALIAGEEYDLEKDIQQMREIREHTRLGPSTGSIVEEAIARDIPWIRLNNQSLVQLGYGKNQVRIRATMTEKTSSIAVDLAGNKDETKRILQEHAIPVAKGMTITAAHEVPQAIRKIGFPLVFKPLDGNHGRGATINVKTEEEAIAAFEYAARISRRVIVEKFITGYDFRVLVIDNKMVAAALRKPAHVQGDGALTIQQLIDKENSDPRRGYGHENVLTEIAVDRDTLDLLKKRDYTLETIPPAGEIVFLKSTANLSTGGTSVDVTDHVHPLNVFICERISQVIGLDICGIDIMAENLEEPLTENGGVVLEVNAAPGFRMHIAPSEGLPRNVAGHVIDMLYPPGKSARIPIIATTGTNGKTTTTRLIAHLIKNGGYQVGFTTSDGIYVQNTMMLKGDTTGPKSTEFILKDPSVNFAVLETARGGILRNGLGFSKCDIGVITNIQEDHLGISDIHNLDDLTRVKEVVINAVKKDGWGVLNADNPYCVKIGKRADCKVAYFSMSESNPVIKAHCAKGGIACICENGYITIQRGDWKIRVQRTGLIPLTFGGTVSFMIENVMAATLAAYLWGIKTEEIKTSLTTFIPSAAQTPGRMNIFNFKDFRFMVDFAHNPDGYHGVKEFLKSVDSPQKIGLIAGTGDRRDDDIRELGVIAADMFDHILLRQENHTRGRTRENILGLMEEGIRSVKPDIPVEWLTADQDPIAYTISLAKPGAFITTLSDAVDNAVELVQNAQEKERHNGL; this is encoded by the coding sequence ATGAAAATTGAAAATATACAGGTACTTCGCGGCCCAAACATCTGGAGCACCAGCCGAAAAAAATTGATTCAAATGAGGCTAAATCTCGAAGAGATGGAGCACAAGCCTACCAACAAGATAGATGGTTTTTATGAAAGGCTTAAAGCGCTTATTCCTTCTTTATATAATCACCGTTGTTCTCCCGGGGTGCCTGGTGGATTTTTTCAGCGGATCGAGTCGGGCACCTGGATGGGCCATGTGATAGAGCATATTGCTTTGGAAACACAAACCCTGGCGGGTATGAACACGGGTTTTGGCCGCACCCGCGAAACGCATACGCCCGGTACTTACAATGTAGTATTTAATTACCTGGAAGAGAAGGTGGGTATTTTCGCGGCCGAGTCGGCAGTGCGAATCGCAGAAGCACTGATCGCAGGCGAAGAATATGATCTGGAAAAAGACATCCAGCAAATGCGCGAGATACGCGAGCATACACGCCTCGGTCCGAGTACAGGTTCTATCGTAGAGGAAGCTATTGCAAGAGACATCCCCTGGATAAGACTCAACAATCAGTCGCTGGTACAATTGGGCTACGGTAAAAACCAGGTACGCATCCGAGCGACGATGACAGAGAAAACCAGCAGTATAGCCGTTGATCTGGCGGGCAATAAGGACGAGACAAAACGCATTTTACAGGAACACGCCATCCCGGTTGCCAAAGGCATGACCATTACCGCGGCCCACGAAGTGCCGCAGGCAATCCGTAAAATTGGTTTCCCATTGGTGTTTAAACCATTGGATGGCAACCACGGCCGCGGCGCTACGATCAACGTAAAAACAGAAGAAGAGGCCATTGCAGCTTTTGAATATGCTGCCCGCATTTCGCGCAGGGTAATAGTCGAAAAGTTTATCACCGGATATGATTTCCGGGTGCTGGTGATAGATAATAAGATGGTAGCCGCGGCGCTGCGTAAACCAGCTCATGTGCAAGGCGATGGCGCACTTACTATCCAACAGCTGATAGACAAAGAAAACTCTGACCCGCGCCGGGGCTATGGCCATGAAAATGTGCTGACCGAAATTGCTGTAGACCGGGATACACTCGATCTCCTAAAAAAGAGGGATTATACTTTGGAAACCATTCCGCCGGCAGGAGAGATCGTTTTCTTAAAATCAACTGCTAACTTGAGCACAGGCGGTACGTCTGTAGATGTTACTGACCATGTACACCCGCTTAACGTGTTCATTTGTGAGCGCATTTCACAGGTAATAGGGTTAGATATTTGCGGCATAGACATCATGGCCGAGAACCTGGAAGAGCCGCTAACAGAAAATGGCGGCGTGGTGCTGGAAGTAAATGCAGCCCCGGGCTTCCGGATGCATATCGCCCCGAGCGAAGGCCTGCCGAGAAATGTTGCGGGCCATGTAATAGATATGCTGTACCCGCCGGGCAAATCGGCCAGGATACCTATCATTGCTACCACCGGTACCAACGGAAAGACCACTACAACGCGCTTAATTGCGCACCTCATTAAAAATGGGGGCTATCAGGTCGGCTTTACCACATCGGACGGTATCTATGTGCAAAACACCATGATGCTAAAAGGTGATACTACCGGGCCAAAAAGCACTGAGTTTATTTTAAAAGATCCTTCCGTAAACTTCGCCGTTTTAGAGACGGCTCGTGGCGGCATTCTGCGCAATGGCCTTGGATTTAGCAAATGCGATATCGGCGTAATTACCAACATTCAGGAAGATCACTTGGGTATATCAGACATTCATAACCTGGATGACCTTACCCGTGTTAAGGAAGTAGTGATCAACGCCGTTAAAAAAGATGGTTGGGGTGTATTAAATGCAGACAATCCTTATTGTGTGAAGATAGGCAAGCGTGCAGATTGTAAGGTGGCCTATTTTAGCATGAGCGAAAGTAACCCGGTAATAAAAGCGCATTGCGCCAAGGGCGGTATCGCTTGTATCTGCGAAAACGGATACATAACCATTCAACGCGGCGACTGGAAGATACGCGTACAACGTACAGGGCTTATCCCGCTTACATTTGGCGGTACAGTGTCATTCATGATTGAAAATGTGATGGCGGCAACGCTCGCTGCCTACCTTTGGGGCATCAAGACTGAAGAGATAAAGACGTCCTTAACTACATTTATCCCGTCCGCGGCGCAAACCCCGGGCCGCATGAACATCTTTAATTTTAAAGACTTCCGCTTTATGGTCGATTTTGCGCACAATCCTGATGGTTATCACGGTGTAAAAGAGTTTTTAAAGTCAGTTGATTCGCCGCAAAAGATAGGCTTGATTGCCGGCACGGGCGACCGTCGCGACGACGATATTCGCGAGTTGGGCGTTATCGCAGCAGATATGTTTGACCATATCTTGCTTCGTCAGGAAAATCATACCAGAGGCCGTACGCGTGAAAATATTTTAGGGCTGATGGAAGAAGGTATACGCTCGGTAAAACCCGACATACCTGTTGAATGGCTCACTGCTGACCAGGATCCGATCGCATATACCATAAGCCTGGCTAAACCCGGCGCGTTTATCACCACGCTAAGCGATGCTGTAGATAATGCGGTAGAGCTAGTACAAAACGCACAGGAAAAAGAAAGGCATAACGGGTTGTAG
- a CDS encoding VOC family protein: MATQIFVNLPVKDLDKSMSFFEALGYHFNPQFTNDQAACMVISDTIYAMLVTHPFFATFTDKAIADATQTTEVLVCLSAESKDAVNSMVEKAVNAGGKTTRQPTDYGWMYGWGFNDLDGHIWEVAWMDIANMPKP, from the coding sequence ATGGCAACTCAAATTTTTGTTAACCTGCCGGTTAAAGACCTTGACAAGTCAATGTCTTTTTTTGAGGCCCTGGGCTATCACTTTAATCCGCAGTTCACTAATGACCAGGCAGCATGTATGGTGATCAGCGATACCATTTATGCTATGCTGGTAACACATCCTTTCTTTGCTACCTTTACCGATAAGGCCATTGCGGACGCTACCCAAACTACAGAAGTGCTGGTTTGCCTTTCTGCGGAAAGCAAAGACGCGGTGAATAGCATGGTAGAGAAAGCGGTGAACGCAGGTGGCAAAACAACGCGGCAACCAACAGACTACGGCTGGATGTATGGTTGGGGATTTAATGACCTTGACGGACACATCTGGGAAGTTGCCTGGATGGATATAGCAAACATGCCAAAACCATAA